The following coding sequences are from one Gossypium hirsutum isolate 1008001.06 chromosome A12, Gossypium_hirsutum_v2.1, whole genome shotgun sequence window:
- the LOC107929552 gene encoding MAG2-interacting protein 2 isoform X1, translating into MEESVREVLFEARHHASRPFTSNYPPLPLQQSSEAEKGGFLSFLSSRGVSQLKEKLVGNKNPKKIKKPVSLIVSPRGERVAVAAGNQVTILRKEDDYQEPFGIFTSHSIISCTCGAWSESQDILGIVDHADVVYFIKANGEEITRITTRHLKVSSKVIGLIAPDESDVKQSFLCSFTVLTSDGAFHQIEINQEPSASIFSSTINSGLALKKQFPQNVFCFDYYPELSLLLVVGSAGGNSITADRKSGSCYLSLWRKGQDLVLEPVASTQFEGLYGEQRGYAAHLAYPKVLISPQGNYIATLDMNGCLHIFKLDKESCLVTSFAFRVRTNSQVTDELLNGCSEILADIVDFTWWSDHILTLGKRNGFVTMLDILSGLKLIENEPVYSQPVLERVQQSEGYLFVLESLSSENEFDLSTSNRITHDLDQREETSENGSNLSDISKLHWSLRSFSERSVPEMYKILIGSSKHQAALDFADRHGLDRDEVLKSQWLGSGQGINDIHALLSNIKDKVFVLYECVNKVGSSEEVAKALLAFGLQLTNGYKFSESNSQESDEIWDFRMSRLQLLQFHDRLETFIGINMGRFPVQEYSKFRVMPMNEAAIALAETGKIGALNLLFKRHPYSLVRFMLDILAAIPETIPVQTYAQLLPGKSPPASTAMREEDWVECDKMVSFINKLPENHDIGSQIRTEPVVKRLLGSFWPSTDDLAVWYKNRARDIDSYSGLLDNCLCLIDFACQKGVYGLKQFHEDISYLHQLVYADNDGEISTSMSLVAWEQLSDYEKFRTMLQRCKEENVVESLRNKAIPFMHKRSHSVTLATQQHTADGHSEVDHTKGESFLVRWLKEISLANKFDLCLMVIEEGCRELRSCGFFKNEVEVVDCALQCVYLFTVTDRWSTMSAILSKLPHKQDSEICIGILDQRCKVAEGHIEAGRLLAFYQVPKPMNFFLEAHLDEKGVKQIIRLILSKFIRRQPGRSDNEWANMWRDMLCLQEKAFPFLDLEYLLTEFCRGLLKAGKFSLARSYLRGTSSASLATEKTENLVIQAAREYFFSASSLSCSEIWKAKECLNLFPSSRNVKAEADIIDALTVKLPYLGVTLLPVQFRQIKDPMEIIKMAVTSQAGAYLHVDELIEVAKLLGLSSLDEISAVEEIIAREAAVSGDLQLAFDLCLVLAKKGHGLVWDLCAALARGPLENMEISSRKQLLGFALSHCDEESISELLLAWKDLDMQGQCETLMTLTGTNAPNFSIQGSSVISLPGYSIQDIVDLKNSSELADGFNGADQENHFSSIKNTLSLVAKNLPVENGTNWDLILQENGKILSFAAIQLPWLLELTRKEDYSKKFTSGLIPGKQYVSVRTQTVITILSWLARNGFAPRDDLIASLAKSILEPPATEEEDVIGCSFLLNLVDAFSGVQVIEEQLRTRENYLETCSIMNVGMTYSILHNTGVDCEGPTQRRELLLGKFREKNKPLNADDINRIDAVQSSFWREWKLKLEEKKRVTEHSRFLEQIIPGVETTRFLSGDASYIESVIFSLIESLTLEKKHILKDILRMADTYGLNRAEVILRYITSILISEIWTNDDIMAEISEIKGEILDNAAETIKTVSLIVYPAVDGCNKHRLAYIYNLLSDCYKKLEESKEPLPMILSDQPHALSLGLVHYYKVIEQECKRISFVKDLNFKNITGLGGLNLQCFSSEVYAHTNEFSLEALSEMVKTLVIVYRDSVPEGLISWQDVRKHYILHLLTKLNDRFRTEFSTKNPEIFLNISSELEHIYDLCRKHIILLEPSEALDIMKQYFIVILPPDGAYENLPDNSTWQDCLIFLLNFWIRLTEEMQEFASAEISVEKIKFHPGCLMSCLKVFMRLVMEDSVSPSQSWSTIVDYVKNGLISDPSRDIFTFCRAMIFSGCGFASISEVFVEALQHHANTVTASAETEFQHLSHLYLKVLEPILQDLANGSREHQKLYQLISSLSNLEGDFNELKKVRCAVWERLARFSEDLLLASNVRVHVLELLQFIAGKSVKGLSSELQLNVHPWVGWDESLCANNKSQITSNDGLPEQIDTSSRFTSTLVALRSSQLMTAISPGFEITPDDLSSVDTAVSCFLKLCAVANADPHLDVLVVILEEWEGLFMIKKEEEASPELSNAENSWSDDWDEGWESFQEIEALEREKKGDSLLIHPLHESWTEIFKLLIKASRVKDVLKLIDQSILKPGGVLLDEGDARNLNDIILGMDCFMASKMMLLLPYEGLQVESLTALGNKMKQGTSDIANDHEFLTLILSSGILSTVINKSSFGTIFSYVCYLVGNFSHRFQEAQLPKLRKEGSNEHGNTKGDISFLFARILFPTFISELVKADQLILAGFMITKFMHTNASFRLINIAEASLRRYLEGQFQVQEHNKVALDETSCYEPLKNTVSSLRDKLGNSLQSALSLLPKNESNG; encoded by the exons ATGGAGGAATCTGTTAGAGAAGTGCTATTCGAAGCACGTCATCACGCCTCCCGGCCTTTCACTTCCAATTATCCTCCTCTTCCTCTTCAACAG TCAAGTGAAGCTGAGAAAGGCGGTTTCTTATCGTTTCTTTCCTCTCGAG GTGTAAGTCAGCTGAAAGAGAAATTGGTTGGCAATAAGAATccgaagaaaataaaaaaaccagTGTCATTGATTGTATCCCCTAGAGGTGAGCGTGTCGCTGTGGCTGCTGGAAATCAAGTCACTATATTGCGCAAGGAGGATGATTACCAGGAACCTTTTGGCATTTTTACTA GTCACAGCATTATTTCGTGTACATGTGGAGCTTGGTCAGAATCTCAAGATATCCTTGGAATCGTTGATCATGCTGATGTAGTGTATTTTATTAAAGCAAATGGTGAAGAGATAACAAGGATTACTACGAGACATCTAAAAGTATCTTCAAAAGTAATAGGTCTGATTGCACCGGATGAGTCTGATGTAAAACAGTCTTTCTT GTGTAGCTTCACCGTTTTGACATCTGATGGAGCTTTTCATCAAATTGAGATCAATCAAGAGCCAAGTGCCTCTATTTTCTCCTCTACAATCAACAGTGGCTTAGCTTTAAAAAAGCAATTCCCTCAGAATGTTTTCTGCTTTGACTATTATCCAGAACTTTCTTTGCTTCTTGTTGTTGGCAGTGCTGGTGGCAACTCCATTACTGCTGATAGGAAATCTG GATCCTGTTATCTTTCTCTTTGGCGTAAAGGTCAGGATTTGGTTTTGGAGCCTGTAGCCTCTACTCAATTTGAGGGCCTTTACGGTGAGCAACGAGGTTATGCAGCTCATCTTGCCTACCCAAAGGTGTTAATCTCACCCCAAGGAAATTATATTGCCACTTTGGATATGAATGGATGTTTGCATATCTTTAAGCTGGATAAAGAAAGCTGTTTGGTTACGAGTTTTGCTTTCAGAGTGAGAACTAATTCTCAAGTGACTGATGAACTGTTAAACGGATGCTCAGAAATTTTAGCTGACATTGTTGATTTTACTTGGTGGTCTGACCACATTCTTACTCTTGGTAAACGAAATGGCTTTGTTACCATGCTTGACATTCTTAGTGGTCTGAAACTAATAGAGAATGAACCTGTATATTCTCAGCCTGTTTTAGAAAGGGTACAGCAGTCTGAAGGATATCTTTTTGTTTTAGAGAGTTTATCATCTGAAAATGAGTTTGATTTATCTACTAGTAATAGAATAACACATGACTTGGATCAAAGAGAGGAAACTTCTGAAAATGGATCCAATCTATCTGACATTTCTAAGTTGCATTGGAGTTTGAGATCTTTCTCAGAAAGATCTGTTCCTGAAATGTATAAGATACTAATTGGTAGTTCCAAGCATCAAGCTGCCTTGGACTTTGCTGATCGTCATGGACTGGATAGGGATGAAGTTCTAAAGTCACAGTGGTTGGGTTCTGGCCAAGGAATAAATGACATACATGCCTTATTGTCAAACATTAAAGATAAAGTTTTTGTGCTTTATGAGTGTGTAAATAAAGTTGGGTCATCAGAAGAAGTAGCAAAGGCTTTACTTGCATTTGGCCTGCAGTTAACTAACGGATACAAATTCTCTGAATCAAACAGCCAAGAATCTGATGAGATTTGGGATTTCCGTATGTCTAGACTTCAGCTGTTGCAATTCCATGACAGGTTGGAAACATTTATTGGGATAAACATGGGCAG GTTTCCCGTGCAGGAATACAGCAAGTTCCGTGTTATGCCAATGAATGAAGCAGCCATTGCACTTGCTGAAACGGGGAAAATTGGGGCTTTAAACCTCCTGTTCAAGCGTCATCCTTATTCACTTGTTCGTTTCATGTTAGATATTTTGGCCGCTATTCCTGAAACAATTCCTGTGCAAACATATGCGCAGCTGCTTCCTGGAAAGTCTCCTCCTGCAAGTACTGCTATGAGGGAAGAAGATTGGGTTGAATGTgacaaaatggtaagttttattaATAAGTTACCTGAGAACCATGATATTGGGAGTCAAATTAGAACTGAACCTGTTGTCAAGAGATTGCTAGGATCTTTTTGGCCTTCAACAGATGACCTTGCAGTTTGGTATAAGAATAGAGCTAGAGATATTGATTCCTACAGTGGGTTGCTAGACAACTGCCTCTGCTTGATTGACTTTGCTTGCCAGAAGGGTGTCTACGGGTTAAAGCAGTTTCATGAGGACATCTCATACCTGCACCAGCTGGTTTATGCTGATAATGATGGTGAGATAAGTACCAGCATGAGTCTTGTTGCATGGGAACAATTATCTGACTATGAAAAATTTAGAACAATGCTTCAAAGGTGCAAAGAGGAAAATGTTGTTGAATCATTACGGAATAAGGCAATTCCATTTATGCACAAAAGGTCCCATAGTGTTACCTTGGCTACCCAACAGCACACTGCAGATGGCCATTCCGAAGTAGATCATACTAAGGGTGAGTCATTTCTGGTTAGATGGCTAAAAGAGATATCTTTGGCCAATAAATTTGATTTATGCTTGATGGTTATTGAGGAAGGGTGCAGGGAGCTCCGAAGCTGTGGCTTCTTCAAGAATGAGGTTGAAGTTGTAGATTGTGCTCTGCAATGTGTATACTTATTTACAGTTACAGATAGGTGGAGTACCATGTCTGCAATATTATCAAAGCTTCCGCATAAACAAG ATTCTGAAATATGCATTGGCATCCTTGATCAAAGATGTAAAGTGGCAGAAGGCCATATAGAAGCAGGGAGACTTTTGGCCTTTTACCAG GTCCCAAAACCAATGAATTTTTTCTTAGAAGCCCATTTGgatgaaaaaggtgtaaaacagATTATTCGCCTCATACTCTCAAAATTTATCCGCCGACAGCCTGGCCGGTCTGATAATGAGTGGGCAAACATGTGGCGTGATATGCTGTGCTTGCAGGAGAAGGCTTTTCCTTTTCTGGACCTTGAATATCTGTTAACGGAGTTCTGCAGAGGACTGTTAAAAGCAGGGAAGTTTTCTCTTGCAAGAAGTTACTTAAGGGGTACGAGTTCAGCATCCTTGGCAACAGAAAAAACAGAAAATCTTGTTATTCAAGCTGCAAGGGAGTATTTCTTCTCAGCTTCAAGTCTATCTTGCTCTGAA ATCTGGAAGGCTAAGGAATGTCTGAACTTATTTCCAAGTAGCAGAAATGTTAAAGCAGAGGCTGATATTATTGATGCACTTACTGTTAAACTTCCATACCTTGGAGTGACTCTTCTACCAGTGCAATTTAGGCAAATAAAAGATCcaatggaaattattaaaatggcAGTCACAAGTCAAGCTGGAGCTTATCTACATGTTGATGAACTAATTGAGGTTGCCAAACTTCTTGGATTGAGCTCCTTGGATGAAATATCAGCCGTGGAGGAAATTATTGCTAGGGAAGCTGCAGTTTCAGGTGATCTGCAGTTGGCCTTCGATCTCTGCCTTGTTCTGGCCAAGAAGGGTCATGGTCTTGTTTGGGATTTATGTGCTGCTCTAGCAAGGGGTCCTCTTGAGAATATGGAAATTAGTTCTCGAAAGCAGCTACTGGGTTTTGCTTTGAGCCATTGTGATGAGGAGTCAATTAGTGAGTTGCTCCTTGCATGGAAAGATTTAGACATGCAAGGGCAGTGTGAGACTTTGATGACGTTGACAGGGACCAATGCTCCAAATTTCTCCATTCAAGGTTCCTCAGTAATCTCACTTCCAGGTTACAGTATTCAAGATATTGTCGACCTGAAAAATTCATCTGAACTGGCTGATGGGTTTAATGGTGCTGATCAAGAAAATCATTTCAGTAGCATTAAAAATACGCTTTCTCTTGTTGCTAAAAATCTGCCTGTTGAAAATGGGACAAATTGGGATCTGATTTTGCAAGAAAATGGAAAGATTTTATCTTTTGCTGCAATACAACTTCCATGGTTGCTTGAATTAACTAGAAAAGAAGATTACAGTAAGAAATTTACTTCTGGCTTGATTCCTGGGAAGCAATATGTAAGTGTAAGAACACAAACTGTGATAACTATTTTGTCCTGGTTGGCGAGGAATGGTTTTGCTCCTAGAGATGATTTGATTGCTTCTCTGGCAAAATCAATTTTAGAACCACCAGCTACTGAAGAGGAAGATGTCATTGGTTGTTCCTTCCTATTAAATCTTGTGGATGCTTTTAGTGGTGTACAAGTAATTGAAGAGCAGCTTAGAACAAGGGAAAACTACCTTGAAACGTGTAGTATTATGAATGTTGGAATGACCTATAGCATATTACATAATACTGGAGTTGATTGTGAAGGTCCTACTCAGAGGAGAGAGCTGCTACTCGGGAAGTTTAGAGAAAAGAATAAGCCACTTAATGCTG ATGACATAAATAGGATCGATGCAGTACAATCCTCATTTTGGAGGGAATGGAAACTGAAATTAGAAGAGAAAAAGCGTGTCACCGAACATTCTAGATTCTTAGAGCAAATAATTCCTGGGGTTGAAACTACACGTTTTCTGTCTGGTGATGCCAGTTACATTGAGAGTGTCATTTTTTCTCTAATTGAATCTTTGACATTGGAGAAGAAGCACATTTTAAAGGATATTTTGAGAATGGCTGATACCTATGGCCTAAACAGAGCTGAG gtAATACTCAGGTACATAACTTCAATCCTTATTTCTGAGATCTGGACCAATGATGACATCATGGCTGAGATCTCAGAAATTAAGGGAGAAATACTTGATAATGCTGCTGAAACTATCAAAACTGTATCATTGATCGTATACCCTGCAGTTGATGGTTGTAATAAGCATCGCCTTGCTTACATCTATAACCTCCTCTCTGACTGCTATAAGAAGTTAGAGGAAAGCAAAGAACCTTTACCAATGATACTCTCGGATCAACCACATGCATTATCTTTGGGATTAGTTCATTATTACAAGGTTATTGAGCAAGAATGTAAAAGAATTTCCTTTGTGAAAGACCTAAACTTCAAAAATATTACTGGATTAGGTGGTTTGAATCTGCAGTGTTTCAGTAGTGAAGTCTATGCTCATACCAATGAATTTAGCTTGGAAGCTTTGTCTGAAATGGTAAAGACTCTGGTCATTGTCTACAGGGATTCAGTGCCTGAGGGTCTCATATCATGGCAGGATGTCCGCAAACATTATATACTGCATTTATTGACAAAATTGAATGATAGATTTAGAACAGAGTTTAGCACTAAGAACCCTGAAATTTTTCTGAACATAAGCAGTGAACTTGAGCATATATATGACTTGTGTAGAAAACATATTATACTCTTAGAACCTTCAGAGGCATTGGATATTATGAAGCAATATTTCATTGTAATCTTACCTCCAGATGGTGCGTATGAGAATCTACCTGATAACTCGACATGGCAAGACTGCTTGATCTTCCTTTTGAATTTCTGGATCAGGTTGACCGAAGAAATGCAAGAATTTGCTTCCGCTGAGATTTCTGTAGAGAAAATCAAGTTCCACCCAGGTTGCTTAATGAGTTGTTTAAAGGTTTTCATGAGGTTGGTAATGGAGGACTCTGTTTCTCCTAGTCAGAGCTGGAGCACCATTGTTGACTATGTCAAAAATGGTTTAATCAGTGACCCTtctagagacattttcactttCTGCAGAGCTATGATATTTTCTGGCTGTGGTTTCGCTTCTATTTCAGAAGTATTTGTTGAAGCACTGCAACACCATGCAAACACTGTAACTGCATCAGCTGAAACTGAGTTCCAGCATCTTTCCCATCTTTATTTGAAAGTGCTAGAACCAATTTTACAGGATTTGGCTAATGGATCTCGGGAACACCAGAAATTATATCAGTTGATATCATCTCTGAGCAATTTAGAGGGTGATTTCAACGAGTTAAAGAAAGTCAGGTGTGCAGTTTGGGAAAGACTTGCCAGATTCTCTGAAGATTTGCTGCTAGCTAGTAATGTTCGAGTTCATGTCTTAGAGCTTTTGCAATTTATCGCTGGTAAAAGTGTGAAGGGTTTATCTTCTGAGCTGCAGCTAAATGTTCATCCATGGGTAGGGTGGGATGAGTCACTATGTGCTAATAACAAGAGCCAAATTACTTCAAATGATGGGTTGCCTGAGCAAATAGATACTTCCAGCAGGTTTACAAGTACTTTAGTTGCCCTGAGATCATCTCAACTTATGACAGCCATTTCTCCTGGCTTTGAAATCACCCCCGATGACCTCTCAAGTGTTGATACGGCAGTTTCTTGCTTCTTAAAATTGTGTGCCGTTGCCAATGCAGATCCTCATCTCGATGTTTTGGTAGTCATTTTGGAAGAGTGGGAAGGGCTTTTCATGATTAAGAAAGAAGAGGAAGCCTCTCCAGAATTATCTAATGCAGAAAATAGCTGGAGCGATGATTGGGATGAAGGATGGGAGAGCTTTCAGGAAATTGAAGCtttggagagagaaaagaaaggggatTCGCTTTTGATCCATCCTTTACACGAGTCTTGGACAGAGATTTTCAAGCTCCTTATTAAAGCATCTCGAGTTAAAGATGTCTTAAAGCTGATTGACCAATCCATATTAAAACCCGGTGGAGTATTACTTGATGAAGGCGATGCAAGGAACTTGAATGACATCATACTCGGAATGGATTGTTTCATGGCTTCAAAGATGATGCTTTTACTTCCTTATGAAGGGTTGCAGGTGGAATCTTTGACTGCACTCGGAAACAAGATGAAACAAGGTACTTCTGACATTGCCAACGACCACGAGTTCTTAACGCTAATCCTCTCCTCAGGGATTTTATCAACTGTCATCAACAAATCTTCCTTTGGCACTATTTTCTCCTATGTCTGCTATTTGGTAGGCAATTTCTCTCATCGGTTCCAAGAAGCACAATTGCCAAAGCTTAGAAAGGAAGGAAGCAATGAACATGGAAACACCAAGGGAGACATCTCGTTTCTATTTGCAAGAATCTTGTTCCCCACATTCATATCGGAGCTCGTTAAGGCTGATCAGCTGATTCTAGCAGGATTTATGATCACAAAATTCATGCACACAAATGCTTCATTTAGACTCATCAACATTGCAGAGGCAAGTCTTAGAAGATACTTGGAGGGACAATTCCAGGTACAAGAACACAACAAGGTTGCCCTTGATGAAACGAGTTGTTACGAACCATTGAAGAACACAGTTTCAAGCTTGAGAGACAAGTTAGGGAACTCACTTCAATCTGCTTTGTCACTACTTCCTAAGAATGAAAGCAATGGATAA